The Daucus carota subsp. sativus chromosome 9, DH1 v3.0, whole genome shotgun sequence genome window below encodes:
- the LOC108214246 gene encoding pleiotropic drug resistance protein 3-like isoform X4, with the protein MFFYTAKLAGLKSTKATINIINEVSGIIKPGRMTLLLGPPGCGKTSLLKALSGNLDKSLKCGGEISYNGYKLEEFVPQKTSAYINQYDLHIPEMTVRETLDFSARCQGIGSRAELMVEVSRREKEAGVFPDPDIDTYMKAISVEGQSATLQTDYILKILGLDICSDILVGDAMRRGISGGQKKRLTTGEMIVGPTKALFMDEISNGLDSSTTYQIISCLQQLAHITDATIIVSLLQPAPEAFDMFDDIILMAEGKIVYHGPRSRILEFFEECGFRCPERKGVADFLQEVISMKDQAQYRYRTEQSYEYVSVDTLSRMFRESSIGKKLNEEMSQEFIKSDNHKKSISHSVYSVSKWTLFKACMSREIILMRRNSFIYKFKTIQLFIIASITMTVFLRTRLEVDASHANQYLSSLFYSLVILLVDGFPELTLTVARLSVFYKQRELCFYPAWAYAIPAAILKIPLSILESLVWVCLTYYVIGYSPEPERFFQQLLLLFSVHWTSISMFRFLASFCRTSSAATTVGSVSILFVLVFGGFIIPRPSMPSWLKWGFWVSPITYGQIALTLNEFHAPRWEKMLSTNTTIGHQTLVDRGLDFSGRYLWVSLAALFGFILFFNVGFILALTFINAPSSRAIISSEKLLEIKGSEENTKNATVEEKTRKRGRMVLPFIPVSVVFQNVHYYVDTPLEMIERGFSQKKLQLLCDITGAFRPGVLTALMGVSGAGKTTLLDVLAGRKTSGTIKGEIKIGGYPKVQETFARISGYCEQSDIHSPQVTVEESVIFSAWLRLQPQIDAKTKSDFVRDVLETVELDGIKDSLVGMPGVSGLSTEQRKRLTIAVELVSNPSIIFMDEPTTGLDARAAAIVMRAVKNVVDTGRTIVCTIHQPSIDIFEAFDELILLKSGGRVIYSGPLGLHSSRITDYFEGILGIPKIRKNYNPATWMLEVTSISAEAELGLDFAQVYESSILHERNEELVTSLSTPPAGSEELHFSTRFSQNGIGQFKSCLWKQNLSYWRSPSYNFNRFMHMIFSSVTFGILFWDQGQKLDNQQNLFSIFGSMFSATIFCGINNASSVLPYISTERNVFYREKFAGMYAPWAYALAQVIIEVPYLLAQSIAYVLITYPMIGYSWNAYKVFWYFYSMFCTLLYFTYMGMMIVSFTPTYPVAAILQSSFYTMFNLFSGFIIPQPKIPKWWLWFYYLIPTSWTLNGMLTSQYGDVEKEIIVFGEKKTVAAFVKDYFGFHHDRLPMVGVILMLYPIIFASIFAYCIGKLNFQRR; encoded by the exons ATGTTTTTT TATACTGCCAAGCTTGCTGGTTTGAAGTCGACAAAGGCCACAATAAACATCATTAACGAAGTTAGTGGTATCATCAAGCCTGGAAG AATGACTTTGCTGCTTGGTCCTCCAGGATGCGGGAAGACCTCTTTACTGAAAGCACTTTCTGGAAACCTAGACAAATCTCTGAAG TGTGGTGGAGAGATATCTTATAATGGCTATAAACTTGAAGAGTTTGTCCCTCAGAAAACATCTGCTTATATAAACCAATATGATCTTCATATCCCGGAGATGACTGTAAGGGAAACACTTGATTTTTCAGCCCGCTGTCAGGGCATTGGAAGTCGAGCAG AGTTGATGGTTGAGGTCAGCAGGAGGGAGAAAGAGGCAGGAGTATTTCCGGATCCCGATATAGATACCTATATGAAG GCGATATCTGTTGAAGGACAAAGTGCCACCCTTCAGACTGACTACATTTTAAAA ATTCTTGGCCTCGATATATGTTCAGACATACTAGTTGGAGATGCCATGAGAAGAGGCATATCTGGTGGTCAGAAGAAGAGATTGACTACAG GGGAGATGATTGTTGGCCCAACAAAGGCTCTATTTATGGACGAAATATCAAATGGCTTAGATAGTTCCACCACATATCAGATTATTTCATGTCTCCAGCAACTGGCTCACATTACAGATGCAACCATAATTGTGTCACTTCTTCAGCCTGCACCAGAAGCATTTGACATGTTTGACGACATCATATTGATGGCAGAAGGAAAAATTGTGTATCATGGACCACGCAGTCGGATTCTAGAATTTTTTGAGGAATGTGGGTTTAGGTGCCCTGAAAGGAAAGGAGTGGCTGACTTTCTACAGGAG GTTATCTCCATGAAAGATCAAGCACAATACCGTTACAGAACTGAACAAAGTTATGAATATGTTTCTGTAGACACACTATCTAGAATGTTTAGAGAATCCTCCATTGGTAAGAAGTTGAATGAGGAGATGTCCCAGGAATTTATCAAGTCAGATAATCATAAGAAATCAATTTCACATAGTGTATACTCTGTGTCAAAATGGACGCTTTTCAAAGCCTGCATGTCAAGGGAAATTATTCTGATGAGGAGGAATTCGTTCATTTACAAATTCAAAACAATTCAG CTTTTTATAATTGCCTCTATCACAATGACTGTATTTTTGCGAACTCGGCTGGAAGTTGATGCTTCACATGCAAACCAATATCTAAGTTCCCTCTTCTATTCTCTCGTTATTCTTTTAGTTGATGGATTTCCAGAATTAACCTTGACTGTAGCGCGACTTTCAGTTTTCTACAAACAGAGAGAATTGTGTTTCTACCCAGCATGGGCATATGCAATTCCAGCTGCCATTCTGAAGATTCCGCTTTCTATATTGGAATCTTTAGTTTGGGTATGTCTGACGTACTACGTCATTGGGTACAGCCCAGAACCTGAGAG GTTTTTTCAACAGTTACTTCTATTATTTTCTGTGCACTGGACATCAATCTCTATGTTCCGGTTCTTGGCATCTTTCTGTAGGACTTCAAGTGCTGCTACAACTGTTGGTAGCGTGTCAATACTATTTGTACTAGTATTTGGTGGATTCATCATCCCAAGAC CCTCAATGCCATCTTGGTTGAAGTGGGGATTTTGGGTGTCCCCGATAACATATGGTCAGATAGCCCTTACTTTGAATGAGTTTCATGCTCCAAGATGGGAGAAG ATGCTGTCCACGAACACAACAATAGGGCATCAAACTCTCGTTGATCGTGGACTGGACTTCAGTGGGCGCTATCTTTGGGTATCTCTTGCTGCCTTATTTGGGTTTATATTGTTTTTCAATGTTGGATTTATCTTGGCCTTAACTTTCATAAATG CTCCTAGCTCTCGTGCAATCATATCAAGTGAAAAGCTATTAGAAATAAAGGGAAGTGAAGAAAACACAAAGAATGCGACTGTTGAAGAGAAAACCAGAAAAAGAG GAAGAATGGTTCTTCCTTTTATACCTGTTAGTGTTGTGTTCCAAAATGTTCACTACTATGTCGACACCCCTTTG GAAATGATTGAACGTGGATTCAGTCAGAAAAAACTCCAACTGCTTTGTGATATTACTGGTGCATTTAGACCTGGTGTTCTTACTGCACTGATGGGAGTCAGTGGAGCTGGTAAAACAACACTTCTTGATGTTCTTGCTGGTAGAAAAACCAGTGGCACCATCAAAGGTGAAATCAAGATTGGAGGATATCCCAAGGTTCAAGAAACATTTGCTAGAATCTCGGGATACTGTGAGCAATCTGACATACACTCTCCTCAAGTTACTGTCGAAGAATCGGTGATTTTTTCTGCTTGGCTACGTCTTCAACCACAGATTGATGCAAAAACTAAATCG GATTTTGTGAGGGATGTCCTTGAGACTGTTGAACTAGATGGGATAAAAGATTCCTTAGTTGGCATGCCAGGTGTTAGTGGTCTATCAACTGAGCAACGCAAGCGTCTAACTATAGCTGTAGAGCTCGTCTCTAACCCCTCAATCATTTTCATGGATGAACCTACTACTGGACTGGATGCAAGAGCAGCAGCTATTGTTATGCGGGCCGTAAAGAATGTCGTTGATACCGGAAGAACCATTGTTTGCACCATTCATCAACCTAGTATTGACATATTTGAGGCATTTGACGAG TTAATTCTGTTGAAATCCGGCGGGCGTGTTATCTACTCTGGACCACTGGGTCTGCATTCAAGTCGAATCACTGATTACTTTGAG GGCATCTTAGGAATACCAAAGatcagaaaaaattataatccaGCAACATGGATGTTGGAGGTTACTTCTATATCCGCAGAAGCTGAGCTTGGTTTAGATTTTGCACAGGTTTATGAGAGTTCTATTTTGCATGA GAGAAATGAAGAGCTAGTCACGAGCTTGAGTACTCCACCTGCAGGTTCTGAGGAGTTGCATTTTTCCACGCGCTTTTCACAAAATGGCATTGGACAGTTCAAATCCTGTTTATGGAAACAGAATTTGTCTTATTGGAGAAGTCCTTCATACAATTTCAATCGTTTTATGCATATGATATTCTCATCTGTTACTTTCGGGATTCTGTTTTGGGATCAAGGACAGAAACT AGATAACCAACAGAATTTGTTTAGCATATTTGGTTCGATGTTTTCAGCTACTATATTTTGTGGCATAAATAATGCCTCCTCAGTTCTACCATACATTTCAACAGAACGCAATGTTTTCTATCGGGAAAAATTTGCTGGGATGTATGCTCCATGGGCTTATGCACTTGCACAG GTGATAATTGAGGTACCTTATCTATTGGCACAATCAATTGCTTATGTGTTAATCACATATCCAATGATTGGATATTCTTGGAATGCTTACAAGGTGTTTTGGTACTTCTACTCCATGTTCTGCACTTTGTTGTATTTCACATATATGGGGATGATGATTGTTTCATTCACGCCTACGTATCCAGTCGCTGCAATTCTACAGAGTTCCTTCTACACTATGTTTAACCTGTTCTCTGGGTTTATTATTCCTCAACCA AAAATTCCCAAGTGGTGGTTATGGTTCTATTACCTCATACCTACTTCTTGGACTCTAAATGGCATGCTTACCTCCCAGTATGGAGATGTAGAGAAGGAGATTATTGTGTTTGGAGAAAAGAAGACAGTTGCAGCGTTTGTAAAGGATTACTTTGGATTTCACCATGATCGCTTGCCAATGGTTGGTGTGATTTTGATGTTATACCCAATTATATTTGCTTCAATTTTTGCATATTGTATAGGGAAGTTGAATTTCCAAAGGAGGTGA
- the LOC108214246 gene encoding pleiotropic drug resistance protein 3-like isoform X5 yields MVEVSRREKEAGVFPDPDIDTYMKAISVEGQSATLQTDYILKILGLDICSDILVGDAMRRGISGGQKKRLTTGEMIVGPTKALFMDEISNGLDSSTTYQIISCLQQLAHITDATIIVSLLQPAPEAFDMFDDIILMAEGKIVYHGPRSRILEFFEECGFRCPERKGVADFLQEVISMKDQAQYRYRTEQSYEYVSVDTLSRMFRESSIGKKLNEEMSQEFIKSDNHKKSISHSVYSVSKWTLFKACMSREIILMRRNSFIYKFKTIQLFIIASITMTVFLRTRLEVDASHANQYLSSLFYSLVILLVDGFPELTLTVARLSVFYKQRELCFYPAWAYAIPAAILKIPLSILESLVWVCLTYYVIGYSPEPERFFQQLLLLFSVHWTSISMFRFLASFCRTSSAATTVGSVSILFVLVFGGFIIPRPSMPSWLKWGFWVSPITYGQIALTLNEFHAPRWEKMLSTNTTIGHQTLVDRGLDFSGRYLWVSLAALFGFILFFNVGFILALTFINAPSSRAIISSEKLLEIKGSEENTKNATVEEKTRKRGRMVLPFIPVSVVFQNVHYYVDTPLEMIERGFSQKKLQLLCDITGAFRPGVLTALMGVSGAGKTTLLDVLAGRKTSGTIKGEIKIGGYPKVQETFARISGYCEQSDIHSPQVTVEESVIFSAWLRLQPQIDAKTKSDFVRDVLETVELDGIKDSLVGMPGVSGLSTEQRKRLTIAVELVSNPSIIFMDEPTTGLDARAAAIVMRAVKNVVDTGRTIVCTIHQPSIDIFEAFDELILLKSGGRVIYSGPLGLHSSRITDYFEGILGIPKIRKNYNPATWMLEVTSISAEAELGLDFAQVYESSILHERNEELVTSLSTPPAGSEELHFSTRFSQNGIGQFKSCLWKQNLSYWRSPSYNFNRFMHMIFSSVTFGILFWDQGQKLDNQQNLFSIFGSMFSATIFCGINNASSVLPYISTERNVFYREKFAGMYAPWAYALAQVIIEVPYLLAQSIAYVLITYPMIGYSWNAYKVFWYFYSMFCTLLYFTYMGMMIVSFTPTYPVAAILQSSFYTMFNLFSGFIIPQPKIPKWWLWFYYLIPTSWTLNGMLTSQYGDVEKEIIVFGEKKTVAAFVKDYFGFHHDRLPMVGVILMLYPIIFASIFAYCIGKLNFQRR; encoded by the exons ATGGTTGAGGTCAGCAGGAGGGAGAAAGAGGCAGGAGTATTTCCGGATCCCGATATAGATACCTATATGAAG GCGATATCTGTTGAAGGACAAAGTGCCACCCTTCAGACTGACTACATTTTAAAA ATTCTTGGCCTCGATATATGTTCAGACATACTAGTTGGAGATGCCATGAGAAGAGGCATATCTGGTGGTCAGAAGAAGAGATTGACTACAG GGGAGATGATTGTTGGCCCAACAAAGGCTCTATTTATGGACGAAATATCAAATGGCTTAGATAGTTCCACCACATATCAGATTATTTCATGTCTCCAGCAACTGGCTCACATTACAGATGCAACCATAATTGTGTCACTTCTTCAGCCTGCACCAGAAGCATTTGACATGTTTGACGACATCATATTGATGGCAGAAGGAAAAATTGTGTATCATGGACCACGCAGTCGGATTCTAGAATTTTTTGAGGAATGTGGGTTTAGGTGCCCTGAAAGGAAAGGAGTGGCTGACTTTCTACAGGAG GTTATCTCCATGAAAGATCAAGCACAATACCGTTACAGAACTGAACAAAGTTATGAATATGTTTCTGTAGACACACTATCTAGAATGTTTAGAGAATCCTCCATTGGTAAGAAGTTGAATGAGGAGATGTCCCAGGAATTTATCAAGTCAGATAATCATAAGAAATCAATTTCACATAGTGTATACTCTGTGTCAAAATGGACGCTTTTCAAAGCCTGCATGTCAAGGGAAATTATTCTGATGAGGAGGAATTCGTTCATTTACAAATTCAAAACAATTCAG CTTTTTATAATTGCCTCTATCACAATGACTGTATTTTTGCGAACTCGGCTGGAAGTTGATGCTTCACATGCAAACCAATATCTAAGTTCCCTCTTCTATTCTCTCGTTATTCTTTTAGTTGATGGATTTCCAGAATTAACCTTGACTGTAGCGCGACTTTCAGTTTTCTACAAACAGAGAGAATTGTGTTTCTACCCAGCATGGGCATATGCAATTCCAGCTGCCATTCTGAAGATTCCGCTTTCTATATTGGAATCTTTAGTTTGGGTATGTCTGACGTACTACGTCATTGGGTACAGCCCAGAACCTGAGAG GTTTTTTCAACAGTTACTTCTATTATTTTCTGTGCACTGGACATCAATCTCTATGTTCCGGTTCTTGGCATCTTTCTGTAGGACTTCAAGTGCTGCTACAACTGTTGGTAGCGTGTCAATACTATTTGTACTAGTATTTGGTGGATTCATCATCCCAAGAC CCTCAATGCCATCTTGGTTGAAGTGGGGATTTTGGGTGTCCCCGATAACATATGGTCAGATAGCCCTTACTTTGAATGAGTTTCATGCTCCAAGATGGGAGAAG ATGCTGTCCACGAACACAACAATAGGGCATCAAACTCTCGTTGATCGTGGACTGGACTTCAGTGGGCGCTATCTTTGGGTATCTCTTGCTGCCTTATTTGGGTTTATATTGTTTTTCAATGTTGGATTTATCTTGGCCTTAACTTTCATAAATG CTCCTAGCTCTCGTGCAATCATATCAAGTGAAAAGCTATTAGAAATAAAGGGAAGTGAAGAAAACACAAAGAATGCGACTGTTGAAGAGAAAACCAGAAAAAGAG GAAGAATGGTTCTTCCTTTTATACCTGTTAGTGTTGTGTTCCAAAATGTTCACTACTATGTCGACACCCCTTTG GAAATGATTGAACGTGGATTCAGTCAGAAAAAACTCCAACTGCTTTGTGATATTACTGGTGCATTTAGACCTGGTGTTCTTACTGCACTGATGGGAGTCAGTGGAGCTGGTAAAACAACACTTCTTGATGTTCTTGCTGGTAGAAAAACCAGTGGCACCATCAAAGGTGAAATCAAGATTGGAGGATATCCCAAGGTTCAAGAAACATTTGCTAGAATCTCGGGATACTGTGAGCAATCTGACATACACTCTCCTCAAGTTACTGTCGAAGAATCGGTGATTTTTTCTGCTTGGCTACGTCTTCAACCACAGATTGATGCAAAAACTAAATCG GATTTTGTGAGGGATGTCCTTGAGACTGTTGAACTAGATGGGATAAAAGATTCCTTAGTTGGCATGCCAGGTGTTAGTGGTCTATCAACTGAGCAACGCAAGCGTCTAACTATAGCTGTAGAGCTCGTCTCTAACCCCTCAATCATTTTCATGGATGAACCTACTACTGGACTGGATGCAAGAGCAGCAGCTATTGTTATGCGGGCCGTAAAGAATGTCGTTGATACCGGAAGAACCATTGTTTGCACCATTCATCAACCTAGTATTGACATATTTGAGGCATTTGACGAG TTAATTCTGTTGAAATCCGGCGGGCGTGTTATCTACTCTGGACCACTGGGTCTGCATTCAAGTCGAATCACTGATTACTTTGAG GGCATCTTAGGAATACCAAAGatcagaaaaaattataatccaGCAACATGGATGTTGGAGGTTACTTCTATATCCGCAGAAGCTGAGCTTGGTTTAGATTTTGCACAGGTTTATGAGAGTTCTATTTTGCATGA GAGAAATGAAGAGCTAGTCACGAGCTTGAGTACTCCACCTGCAGGTTCTGAGGAGTTGCATTTTTCCACGCGCTTTTCACAAAATGGCATTGGACAGTTCAAATCCTGTTTATGGAAACAGAATTTGTCTTATTGGAGAAGTCCTTCATACAATTTCAATCGTTTTATGCATATGATATTCTCATCTGTTACTTTCGGGATTCTGTTTTGGGATCAAGGACAGAAACT AGATAACCAACAGAATTTGTTTAGCATATTTGGTTCGATGTTTTCAGCTACTATATTTTGTGGCATAAATAATGCCTCCTCAGTTCTACCATACATTTCAACAGAACGCAATGTTTTCTATCGGGAAAAATTTGCTGGGATGTATGCTCCATGGGCTTATGCACTTGCACAG GTGATAATTGAGGTACCTTATCTATTGGCACAATCAATTGCTTATGTGTTAATCACATATCCAATGATTGGATATTCTTGGAATGCTTACAAGGTGTTTTGGTACTTCTACTCCATGTTCTGCACTTTGTTGTATTTCACATATATGGGGATGATGATTGTTTCATTCACGCCTACGTATCCAGTCGCTGCAATTCTACAGAGTTCCTTCTACACTATGTTTAACCTGTTCTCTGGGTTTATTATTCCTCAACCA AAAATTCCCAAGTGGTGGTTATGGTTCTATTACCTCATACCTACTTCTTGGACTCTAAATGGCATGCTTACCTCCCAGTATGGAGATGTAGAGAAGGAGATTATTGTGTTTGGAGAAAAGAAGACAGTTGCAGCGTTTGTAAAGGATTACTTTGGATTTCACCATGATCGCTTGCCAATGGTTGGTGTGATTTTGATGTTATACCCAATTATATTTGCTTCAATTTTTGCATATTGTATAGGGAAGTTGAATTTCCAAAGGAGGTGA